One Serratia liquefaciens genomic window, GCCTGACATCCGGGCCGGTATGCACGGGCATTTTGGGGGCCGATGAACCATTGCCTGTATGTGACGGTGCCGCAGGGCCAGTCGGTACAGGATTGATCAATATGGTCTGGACAGGTACGCCTCCGATTGCCGGCAGCGTGATTTTATCCAGTCCGGTTGCCTCATCGCGAGTTATCTCTTCAGAGCAGAGGGGAAAAAATAGGATAAGTAAGTAGGGTAAGAATATTTTATTAATGAACAAAGCCCAACAAAGTTTCGTTTGTTGGGCTTTGTTTAATATATAAATATAAGGCCATTCGATAGATTAAAGTAGATTGAATTTCTCCAAGGTCGCTTTGACTTCTTTCTTTAATTCTGATTCATCCAATTCATAACTGTCACGGTCAGAATCAGGGTTAAAACAATCTGCCAAAATAAACAGATCACCACCACACATATCTATAGATTTATTCGGTTCTTCTATGCCATATAGCTCACGTCTTGAAGTCACTATTTCTTCTGCGAAAGTTTCGGCGCTGATTTTATT contains:
- a CDS encoding colicin immunity domain-containing protein, with amino-acid sequence MSRIKLVEIGKKFIENKISAETFAEEIVTSRRELYGIEEPNKSIDMCGGDLFILADCFNPDSDRDSYELDESELKKEVKATLEKFNLL